The Diorhabda carinulata isolate Delta chromosome 4, icDioCari1.1, whole genome shotgun sequence genomic interval TGATACTGAAACAGAATAAATAGCTACAGATGAAAAAAGTTCTACTGATTAACCAGAATctgcatatttatattttatgggTAAAAGTGAGGTGACAAAGTTGAATAAAATTCCATCTCTATGGTTAAGAACCAGAGCTCCTAATTTGGTGTTAAAAATACAGGGGCCAATTGTAGATGCtaggaaaatgaaaatttggatcaACATTGAAACCTGACTTTATCATAGACTACAATCATAGCAAGTTTGGAGTGGATGTAGTCAACAAAATGTGTACGTTATATGGTCAAAAAATAGTAGATGTTAGCCCTTGACAGTATTTTTCGATATTCCCAATATTGCAAGTATAAATGCCCTGAATCTTTATATGGTGATTAATATCGAGGATGTTGTAGAACATTTCTAATGTCCTAGGACCCAAACAGACAGACGATTTTATTCACATTGCCTAAaagaaaagtttaaatttaaaaccatCAATGTTTAATGAAGAAACCGCAGACAAAAAATCTAAGACGGGAATTGGAAGATGTCACCTTTGTCCACGAAGCcttgataaaaaaacaacagTTACCTGCgccaaatataataaattgtccTTCAAAACTCATTAAGTACTATTATGTAGCAGTTTATGTCGATGGATACTGGGAActtgtatttataattataatttgatatatgttgaaataaaacGAATGGTTgtaattttatagtttatatttgcataacaatcaaattataacaattacaaaaaccagaaaaataaataacgaaaatatttagttagttacatagaaatttttttttaatattacaaatatcaCACTCTAGTCAAACCTAgattagtagaaaaaaattatttaaaactgggtcaaaattttttattcttatagcTAAGTAATAAATGCATTTGACAGACCGATAGATCTTGAGGAAAATGaaccataataatttttaaatacggAATAAAATACTTTGGTTTTATGATGTAGTAAGAATGTAACAAGATTAgattaaaagtgaaattaagAAATATGTTGGTAAGATTCATACTCAATACATTGTTTACTATCACTATTACACTAACTAACCCTTTGAACCCTTAGTTAGTTATGatatatccggctcgaaggatgTATTGAAATCTTGATTAATGGTGTAAACAATGTGTGTAGCATGTGTTTTTAGTACAAATTAGATTAGTGCCTACAATTGAAGGGTCGCTCAAggatcaaataaataatattcaatgatTAAAGATCCAATTATAAAACCATTTTGTCATTttacttaaaaacaattttttcagtagaagtcaatttattatttctttatcgTACATCTACTTCACTctaccagaaatatttttaagctTTTTCCCTCGCAAATTTCTGATTAACGGATCAACcagtttttttctcatattttgaatattctgggcacaatttaaaaaaaatagatgggagaaaatagaatgaaatagtaacaaaataattgttgtattattgaaatttataaaatgggCGGTACAGGGGCCTAAATGGCGAGAGGTTTTTTTGCTGAtactgattaccatttatttctaAGTTTGCAAAATTGTTCGattagtcaaaaatttgacAAACGACGATGACTTTCAATATCgtctagttcagttttttgctgataaggaccagaaattttatgagcgcggaatcatgaagttgaaagaaaaatgGCAAGAATGTAAGTAGTTTGTTTacataattatcaatattgttgAGATGTGCCCTTTTTGGCACTATATCTTGTTATGATTGTATACAAActacaatttaaataaaatggcATTATGactgatttttcaaattgaagtagaatttcttgaagaattaGCTGGCtgaatgaattgatgaaaacgAATTTTGAAGATATCCATCTAGAATTCAAGTATTTGGATTTTTCGTTAAGAATACCATCACGGTCACACATCCCCTACATAAACTAATGTTAATAGAAAATTCAGATAATTTGAGAGCATAAATGACAAGTGCGTTACATTAAATCTAAACTTGATTCAATGATCAATCCTTCATGGATTGCACCGACCAACCCAATACTTTCCTATCGAAACCAGCGGTAAATAAATTCACCCCGAAAACAAAATCTTCCGCCCAAGCGACACTAGTAACCATTCTATTATGTCCTTGTCGACTGGAACGAGGTAATCGGGCCAAACGCTGGCCGGAAATGTCGAATAATCTAATATGACGGTTGTCATGGGGAATTGCAATTATACCATTAATCGATACACTAAGACGATTTACCGATGATTCCACACGAATTGTAGCTACAGGTGAACGCATGTTACGCAAATCCCATACTTTTACTGTTCGATCATCCGAACTGGATATTACTTTATCTTCGCGTGTAAAAACGGCCGAAGTAACGCtcctgaaaaattattaaaaaaataataaattccaaatacacttttaatttatttactcaGCATGTCCTTGAAATACGGAAACTGAATGGACATTTTCTCTGAAATCCCACAACCTGAACGTCGTATCTCTCGACGAAGTGACCGCCAACTTTTGAGTAGGATGCGTCGAAGCGTTATTAAGTTCCTGATCGTGACCTAAAAGTAGTTgataaagaatttatttaatgCGATAAACAACCCCACCAATCTATTATGCTGTTTATTATAACACCTTGAAGCTTAATGGACAAAAAAATCCTTCAAATAACTTTTAAGTAAAgtcacattttcattttttaggcTCTAAATGAGAGTTCTGGTCCTTATTATACCCTTGCTTTCTGtcttaatcaattttaatattttcactttttgagtctattttattaattattaataccttttttattgtttttataaaaatcctttaTCAATGTTATGTTATTTCTATTATCTTTCTACTAATTGTATCTACTGctaatttctttatttcatttacTCCTCTCCTTCTCAAATCTAATAGTTTTGTATATCGTACACACTAATTATGATGGCTACCAATTCCCATACAAgctgattttttcaatattttccttattaAACATTGAGTCTGTTTCTCCAAGTGTGGATCATGGTACAAATTCAAAGAAAAGGTTTTTCAGTTGaacaaatttatgtaaaaaaaaattattataactttgaCATCATAATAAACTAAGCAGACTGAATGTAGTGTAGAGGGATCTTAAATTCTGCTATTCTACTActaaatattgaagaatttaatgaaaatcatTAGGAATTGAAAGAAAAGTAAATATGAAGCTTAAcaaatgatagaaaaaaaaccTTATagcaatatttagaaaaaaaaaatatcaaagaatgTTTTAAACTAAAATGTACTTTTATatgctaaaaatatatttaccagTTAATGTCGTTACAATAGAACCAGTTTCAACATCGTGCAAAATGGCAAGTCGATCCCATGATGCAGTTATAATTTGATCTGCTCCAGCTAACCATTCTGCAGAAGAAACAGCACCTGTGTGCCCGGTTAATTCTTGAAAAGGTGTTCGTAACGTTGAAACTTTATTAAATTCTGATTTTTCATCCAGATCGTCGCCTTCTAGCTCTTCTTCTGATGAATGTCCTTTCTGGAAAATGTGTCCCGCAAATAATATTTCAGTCACTCCAATTTCCAATAACAATGAGGTTCAATTTAGTTCTAATGATATACTTACTGGAATATCCCAGTTGAGAGCAGCTTGCCAAATATGTGCAGAACAATCTCCGCTACCAGTTAGAACTAGATCTTTGGCGGGATGGAATCTAATTGAATTGACTGAACCTATGTGACCTTGATATTGTAATagacattttgaattttctatactCCATAAACATGCCGTATGATCtgtatacaaataatattcaatttactgcataaattcacaatactaaCATTAATGGTAATTGTGAATAAATCATCAGG includes:
- the LOC130892583 gene encoding WD repeat-containing protein 37 isoform X2, with translation MTRPSSGIIESDLYTGFRSDIENDSISPSYKNRLYNLFRQIEKEFDLLYQENQTLHEKIELLNEKLERDTYEKTESVDLDSNISKVLSKKFSTTNPKNKTAHKLKAQTSKIVSSFKAPQFGCALLREYIGHKDGIWEVSVARPGIPVVGTASADHTACLWSIENSKCLLQYQGHIGSVNSIRFHPAKDLVLTGSGDCSAHIWQAALNWDIPKGHSSEEELEGDDLDEKSEFNKVSTLRTPFQELTGHTGAVSSAEWLAGADQIITASWDRLAILHDVETGSIVTTLTGHDQELNNASTHPTQKLAVTSSRDTTFRLWDFRENVHSVSVFQGHAESVTSAVFTREDKVISSSDDRTVKVWDLRNMRSPVATIRVESSVNRLSVSINGIIAIPHDNRHIRLFDISGQRLARLPRSSRQGHNRMVTSVAWAEDFVFGVNLFTAGFDRKVLGWSVQSMKD
- the LOC130892583 gene encoding WD repeat-containing protein 37 isoform X1 produces the protein MSVNQIVANNKLSKNKRGQMTRPSSGIIESDLYTGFRSDIENDSISPSYKNRLYNLFRQIEKEFDLLYQENQTLHEKIELLNEKLERDTYEKTESVDLDSNISKVLSKKFSTTNPKNKTAHKLKAQTSKIVSSFKAPQFGCALLREYIGHKDGIWEVSVARPGIPVVGTASADHTACLWSIENSKCLLQYQGHIGSVNSIRFHPAKDLVLTGSGDCSAHIWQAALNWDIPKGHSSEEELEGDDLDEKSEFNKVSTLRTPFQELTGHTGAVSSAEWLAGADQIITASWDRLAILHDVETGSIVTTLTGHDQELNNASTHPTQKLAVTSSRDTTFRLWDFRENVHSVSVFQGHAESVTSAVFTREDKVISSSDDRTVKVWDLRNMRSPVATIRVESSVNRLSVSINGIIAIPHDNRHIRLFDISGQRLARLPRSSRQGHNRMVTSVAWAEDFVFGVNLFTAGFDRKVLGWSVQSMKD